Proteins encoded together in one Bactrocera neohumeralis isolate Rockhampton unplaced genomic scaffold, APGP_CSIRO_Bneo_wtdbg2-racon-allhic-juicebox.fasta_v2 ctg1784, whole genome shotgun sequence window:
- the LOC126766587 gene encoding uncharacterized protein LOC126766587, with protein MLHAEHRLMQQMITMEVDTPVTTTPTARATNAPRTVPSPAPRTVVATTSATAPATTPPPVPATVPAAVLQAAPRGGTRPPSHPSRTLKTLRCPICRRPHRLHHCGIFRGMRPVQRQQVAQAHGHCRNCLSHTHVSAACESRGLCQICHSPHHTLLHRSAARELTRPAIHRGRIPRFQPASRGAPQRSGTSLRRRQPGPPPRRSTGLSSVVATLQQLQRLLG; from the exons atgctacacgccgaacatcgtCTCATGCAACAGATG ATTACTATGGAGGTAGATACGCCAGTTACAACCACGCCGACCGCTCGGGCTACCAATGCGCCACGTACCGTGCCCTCACCAGCGCCCCGAACTGTGGTTGCAACAACGTCGGCAACTGCACCGGCAACCACTCCGCCCCCTGTACCGGCAACCGTGCCTGCAGCGGTCCTTCAAGCCGCACCTCGCGGTGGCACTCGGCCACCATCACACCCATCACGGACGTTGAAGACCCTAAGGTGCCCCATCTGCCGGCGCCCACATCGCCTGCACCACTGTGGCATATTTCGGGGTATGCGACCCGtgcaacggcagcaagttgcccaggcCCACGGGCACTGCCGGAATTGCCtgtcacatacacatgtgtcTGCAGCGTGTGAGTCACGagggctgtgccaaatatgccacagcccgcatcacacgctgctacatCGTAGCGCAGCACGTGAATTGACTCGGCCAGCCATCCATCGCGGCCGCATACCCCGATTCCAACCCGCATCTCGTGGCGCACCCCAACGAAGCGGAACTTCATTGCGGCGTCGACAGCCTGGGCCACCACCTCGTCGGTCTACGGGGCTGAGCAGTgttgtggcaacgctgcaacagTTGCAGCGTCTTTTGGGCTAA